A region from the Clavibacter sp. A6099 genome encodes:
- a CDS encoding AI-2E family transporter — translation MIFGQRSRARAAAAARAAERPAEPDIDTVQPVARTVAEAVPPGMVIAGAWAWRLLLILGVLGVVAWLVIQLEYVVIPLFLAIVLAALLVPISNWMQRHHVPKWLAVAISEIGVIVAVAALVYLVTTQIIGQYDSLRAQTLTRYADLRGFLTDGPLQLSEQQLNDAYAQAVDAVQRDAGALLSGALSVTSSLGHVLTGVLLVLFSTLFILIDGAGMWRWVVRLFPRLARPAVDGAGRAGWSTLQNFVKVQVLVALIDAVGIAGGAAIIGVPLAIPIGVLVFLGSFIPIVGAVVTGTLAVFVALVYNGLTQALIMVGIVLLVQQVEGHILQPLIMGSVVKVHPLAVVLSVAAGGMVAGIAGTFFAVPLVATLNSMVKHVASGAWRGQPEPPPPAVPADAAHATRRPNPRKPTR, via the coding sequence ATGATCTTCGGCCAGCGATCCCGTGCGCGCGCCGCGGCGGCCGCCCGCGCGGCCGAGCGGCCCGCCGAGCCCGACATCGACACCGTCCAGCCCGTCGCACGCACCGTCGCCGAGGCGGTGCCGCCCGGGATGGTCATCGCGGGCGCGTGGGCCTGGCGGCTGCTCCTCATCCTCGGCGTGCTCGGGGTCGTGGCGTGGCTCGTGATCCAGCTGGAGTACGTGGTCATCCCGCTGTTCCTCGCCATCGTGCTGGCTGCCCTGCTCGTCCCCATCTCGAACTGGATGCAGCGCCACCACGTGCCCAAGTGGCTGGCCGTCGCGATCTCCGAGATCGGCGTGATCGTCGCGGTGGCCGCCCTGGTCTACCTCGTGACGACGCAGATCATCGGCCAGTACGACTCCCTCCGCGCGCAGACCCTCACCCGCTACGCCGACCTCCGCGGCTTCCTCACCGACGGGCCGCTCCAGCTGTCCGAGCAGCAGCTCAACGACGCCTACGCGCAGGCGGTCGACGCCGTGCAGCGGGATGCGGGCGCGCTCCTCAGCGGCGCGCTGTCCGTCACCTCGTCGCTCGGCCACGTGCTCACGGGCGTGCTGCTGGTGCTCTTCTCGACCCTCTTCATCCTCATCGACGGCGCGGGCATGTGGCGCTGGGTCGTGCGCCTCTTCCCGCGGCTCGCGCGTCCCGCGGTCGACGGCGCGGGCAGGGCCGGCTGGAGCACGCTGCAGAACTTCGTGAAGGTGCAGGTGCTCGTCGCCCTCATCGACGCGGTCGGCATCGCCGGGGGCGCCGCGATCATCGGGGTGCCGCTCGCGATCCCCATCGGCGTGCTCGTGTTCCTCGGCTCCTTCATCCCGATCGTCGGCGCGGTCGTCACGGGGACGCTCGCCGTGTTCGTCGCCCTCGTCTACAACGGGCTGACGCAGGCGCTCATCATGGTCGGCATCGTGCTCCTCGTGCAGCAGGTGGAGGGCCACATCCTCCAGCCGCTCATCATGGGCTCGGTCGTCAAGGTGCACCCGCTCGCGGTCGTGCTCTCGGTGGCGGCCGGCGGCATGGTCGCCGGCATCGCGGGCACCTTCTTCGCCGTGCCGCTCGTCGCGACCCTCAACTCCATGGTCAAGCACGTCGCCAGCGG